The window AAAGCTAAAAGGAGTTATACGCTATCTCTATCGAGCATATTCGGTGAAGAGATGGCTTGATAAAAACTACAGTAAATACGATTTAGTACACTCTCATGCAGCCTTCTTGGGGTTGGGTGCGCTGTTTTCAATCAATCTGAGTACTACTAAATTCATTTCTACACCGCATGGTACAAATGTGCCTGAAATAGGGACCGAACTAGGAACTAATTTGGTCGATTATTTAAAATGGATTAATGCTTGGCTACAAATGAAGCTGGACTCTGTAGTTTATCGGAAGTCATTATTGTGTGTAAGTGTGTCTAGATATCAAATAGAAGAAATGCAAAAAATATATGGGATTGATCGATCTAGAATTGTCGTTATTTATAACGGAGTTTCTGATAAGTACGATAGTGGATCAAGCCTTAATGATCGTGAATACGATTTTTTGTTCGTTGGAAGAGCAGCAAAAAAGAAAGGGTTGGATTTGATTATAAGTTTAGCTGAATATTACTCTAGCAAGACATTTAAAGTTGTGTTGGGAACTCGCAGGTTTCAGACGGTGGGAGAGCAGGTTATTGATCGCATTTGTTCTATAAAGAATATAGATGTGGAATGGTCCGTAGTAGAATCCAAAATGCCGGCGATATTCGCATCAGCGAAACTTCTTATAGTTCCGTCTCGAGGTTACGAATCTTTGCCTACGGTTATTCTGGAGGCCATAAGATCTAAAACTAGAGTTGTGGCCACGCGCGCATGGGGGAATCCTGAAGTAATTTTAGATGAGCGACTAATGTTTTCGGAAGATAATGTCCAAGAAATCATAGATGCAATAGATTACGCTGAATCGCTTGGAAATATTTGGATAGAAAGCAAATACTGTGTAAAGTCTATAGGTTCTGAAGTTTCGGAGCTGCTTCGATTGGTTGAGGGTTGAGTGTCATATGCATAATATTTTATTGTTAGATTTTGCTTCTGAAATGAACAGGGGTGACGCTGCCATGCAGGAAGCAATTTTGGATATCGTCGAAGATGTGTATCCTAACGCTGAAAAAAGCATAGTTAGTGTGTATGGAGAAAATCAGGAAACAGCATTCACGGACCATTTTGACTGCTCGGCTCTTCATGACGTCGACATTTGCCCTGGAGTAAGAAATAGTTTTAATCCATTGTCAAGCCAGTTCAAAAATCTAGGCAACAAAAAACTTCGTTCGCTTTTTGGAATTTTGTTTGCTTACTTCCAGTTGGTCATTTATTTTCTAAGCTTAAAAACCATATTTTTCGGACCTGGTAAGCGGGCACTTTCAAAAATCGCAAGTGCTGATGCTGTTTTGTGGAATGGGAGGAACTTCAGGAATAGGAATGGTATAGGTGAAATATATGATATGTTCGCAATGCTTCTCCATCCTTTTTACTGTTTGGTTTTAAAAAAGAAGACTTACGCTATTGGCGTATCAATATGGCCGTTAAGATATGCTATTTCAAGAATAATGCTCCGGTTTGTGCTTAGCCGGTGTGTATATGTTACTGCACGAGAATCATACTCACTTGAGTACGCGCAGAAAAAGCTTGGCTTGAAGAACGTTAAATTGGCCCCCGATCTATCTTTCTACTTCATCAACAAGTATCGAAATGAGGACGATATTGCTAGAGATCCCAAGTTAGTATCATTTACTTTGGTCGACTGGAAAGAAAGTGGATTGATTGCTAGGCAGCGTTATAAAGATTCGATTGCGGCATTGATGAAACATTTATTATGTGCCGGTTACAGAGTTCAGGTTGTTCCACAGGTATATTATGAGTGGGAAGGTTATGTTGGCTTGCTCTCGGAGATCTATCAGGAGCATCCTGATCTAAATGGAAAGTTAATAGAAATAAAATCTTATTTGAGTCCGAAAGAATTATTTGCAGAGTATCGAAAGTCTGCTTGCTTAATTGCTACACGCATGCATTCTGCTATTTTTGCGCTGACCCATATGTGCAAAGTAATTTGTGTGCCCTACGATGCTGGCGCAAAATGGCATATTGTTAGCGATATGGGCTTAGATGTTAAATACATGATCAGCTATTCAGAGATAGCGCCTAAAGTCCTTGTTGATGCCTTTGAAAATATAATAAACGATAACGGTTTACATGACAAAATTGTTGAAAATCTGCCAGCTTTGATTTCAGGTTCTTCTAGTCCAATTGAAGGTGTTTTGAAATCGTCGGAAGCTCAGTAAGAAGTTGAGCAGTTATAGGCGAATAAATGCGAAGACTTATATGGCTTATCTCATTCTCCACTTTAGGTAATGTTGTAGCGTTTCTGTCTGCACCACTGATTGCGATTTTATATGGTGCAAAAATAATGGGAGAGCTTGCAAGCATAATTAGTATCGGTTCGCTGTTTGTAGTGCTTTGTACTTTTCGAGTTGAGCTAGGAGTTGCTTCGGGTGATGAGTTACTGCGTAAAGCGGTGCCCGCTTTTATAGTTTTTTCTTTGATAGTAACAAGCGTTGCTAGTCAATTTATTCCTATAAATTCACTTGTATTCACAATTTTCGTTATTCTTCAGTCATCATATCTTCTTCTCTCATCAGTTTTGGTTGCGGATGATAAGTTCAAGCTTCTGGGTTTTTTAAGATTTCTGCGAAGTTTTATTGTTGTGATTTTGCAGCTTCTATTTTTCTACTTTTTTGCCGATCTTGGGTATACCTTGGGATTGGTTTTAGGGTTGCTGTTGGTCGTAATTGCTTTGTGTGTCAATGTCAAATCTGACTGTCTGAATTTCTACGAAAACATCAGGCGGTTTTCAGTTGGCTACTTCCCAGTTATTAGAAGCTATTTAAGTTTCAATATGCCTTACTCGTTTCTTATTATATTCATAAGTGCTTTTCCGGTTATTTATTATTCCACTATAGAGAAAAATCTTTTGCTGGTTGGAAATGTAGCGTTGGCAGAACGAATAATAGGAACACCATTTAATATGCTGAATCAGTCAATTCGAGATGTGATGATGAAGTCGGTGGGATCGTTTAGAATTAGGGTGTGGTTTGTTTTAAGCCTTTTTGCGTTAGCGTTGTTTGTGGTTGGTGTCTCTGATTTTGTTGAGTTATTATTTAATTTCGTTCCAAATTCTTTTATGCACGAATGGGGATTGTTTGTTGATTTTGCACCTTATGTGTTTTGTTTTTACGCTTCAATGTTATCTGGCGTGACTGCGGTCGTGCTGCTTGTGAAGGTTAATAAGCAGCAATTTCTTTTGTTATATTCGGTTTTTCTTGCAATAGTATTATTTGTTTTTGTAATGGTTCAGAATCATACATATGTTCTAGACGTTAGCTTTGTTCGCGCTTACTATGCATCAATTGCTCTCCTAAACTTTATTTTCGCGTTTTCGATAAACTACCTATTTCGTGATTATGGGGTAGTTCTGGAGGGCGCGGACGTAGGTGCTGAACAAGCGCCATGACTTGCATACGGTAATTCAAGTTCAAGAATCCAACTATAAGCTAGAAGGTTCCTTTTCAAATGAATTAGCTAACCTTCTAAATGTGAAATAAAAATAGGAAAGGAAAGTGGGTAAATACATATCTAAAGTAGTATCCAGTGTAGTAGAGTCCTTGTTTAACCTGGTTTTAAGAGAAAATATCAATACGGTGCGCTGGCGAAATGCAGTAAATGAGTCTGTGGCATTTATTGAAAAAAATGCCCCTCAGGCACAGGTATTCAGCAAAAGGGGTGACTTGCTAGATTGGGCTGTAGATAAGCTGCCATTGGAGGGGGATGTTTTGGAGTTCGGTGTGTTCAAGGGTGACAGCTTAAATAGAATATCAAAGAGGTTGTTAAATGGGAGTAAATCAAACAAGGTTTACGGTTTTGATGCTTTTGAAGGGCTTCAAGAAGATTGGGTGGGGCACAGGTGGGGGAAAGGGGCCTTTAGTACAAATGGAAAATTGCCTAAAATACAGCGTAACGCTGAATTAAAAGTTGGATGGATTCAGGATACGCTACCTCCTTTTCTGGAGGGAATGGAGTCTAATCAAATTGGCCTCATCCATATTGATACAGATACCTATACTCCGGCAAAATTAATATTGACGCTAACAAAAGACGTTTTGCAACCCGGTACACTAATCTTATTTGACGATTTTTTTGGGTACCCAGGCTGGAAATATGGTGAATATAAAGCTTATAAAGAGTGTCTTTCGGATGTTGATCACTGTTTTTTAGGGTTTAGCAATAATCAGGCTCTTGTTTTGATTGGTAAGGTCTGAATATTTTAGAAAACTATTCGAGCCTTTTGTATTTTATAGGGTGCATTATTGTTGGTCATGCTGGCAGCGATTATTCGATTGCCTATTTTTTTCGCAAGATTTGGTTGGCGAAGTGAATATAATTACGTTTCTTAGAGGCCGTTATGTCCAAGTGGCTAGATTAATTGATGCAGGGAATCTTTTGCCTGGAGCATATATTTATATTAATCCTTTTAATTATTTTATGTTGCGGCGTTGGGCTAGTAAGTTTGATTATGCTTATTATCGAGTCGATGGTATTTATTTAACTTTTA of the Teredinibacter turnerae T7901 genome contains:
- a CDS encoding class I SAM-dependent methyltransferase; the protein is MGKYISKVVSSVVESLFNLVLRENINTVRWRNAVNESVAFIEKNAPQAQVFSKRGDLLDWAVDKLPLEGDVLEFGVFKGDSLNRISKRLLNGSKSNKVYGFDAFEGLQEDWVGHRWGKGAFSTNGKLPKIQRNAELKVGWIQDTLPPFLEGMESNQIGLIHIDTDTYTPAKLILTLTKDVLQPGTLILFDDFFGYPGWKYGEYKAYKECLSDVDHCFLGFSNNQALVLIGKV
- a CDS encoding glycosyltransferase family 4 protein translates to MKILVLAYKFPHLEDSAVVSGEVKNPFNFCIEMVSQGHEVSVLTIDSVDKGMDLSLWGINIAVLPDLKLKGVIRYLYRAYSVKRWLDKNYSKYDLVHSHAAFLGLGALFSINLSTTKFISTPHGTNVPEIGTELGTNLVDYLKWINAWLQMKLDSVVYRKSLLCVSVSRYQIEEMQKIYGIDRSRIVVIYNGVSDKYDSGSSLNDREYDFLFVGRAAKKKGLDLIISLAEYYSSKTFKVVLGTRRFQTVGEQVIDRICSIKNIDVEWSVVESKMPAIFASAKLLIVPSRGYESLPTVILEAIRSKTRVVATRAWGNPEVILDERLMFSEDNVQEIIDAIDYAESLGNIWIESKYCVKSIGSEVSELLRLVEG
- a CDS encoding polysaccharide pyruvyl transferase family protein, with protein sequence MHNILLLDFASEMNRGDAAMQEAILDIVEDVYPNAEKSIVSVYGENQETAFTDHFDCSALHDVDICPGVRNSFNPLSSQFKNLGNKKLRSLFGILFAYFQLVIYFLSLKTIFFGPGKRALSKIASADAVLWNGRNFRNRNGIGEIYDMFAMLLHPFYCLVLKKKTYAIGVSIWPLRYAISRIMLRFVLSRCVYVTARESYSLEYAQKKLGLKNVKLAPDLSFYFINKYRNEDDIARDPKLVSFTLVDWKESGLIARQRYKDSIAALMKHLLCAGYRVQVVPQVYYEWEGYVGLLSEIYQEHPDLNGKLIEIKSYLSPKELFAEYRKSACLIATRMHSAIFALTHMCKVICVPYDAGAKWHIVSDMGLDVKYMISYSEIAPKVLVDAFENIINDNGLHDKIVENLPALISGSSSPIEGVLKSSEAQ